GATTCCCTACCCCTGGcctgagagggagggggagggaagcacCTAAGAAGGGTTGGGAGGTGGGAAATGACCCCAGAAGAAGGCAGACCAAGAGAactgatggggagagggagggaagaggggcagagagagaaaggaggagaggggaggagggagaagaggagaggagaggggaggaggaaaagggggaggagggagtggaaggagaggggaaaagggaggagggagaagaaggagagaggagaagggaggggaggaggaaagggggaagagggagtggaaggagaggagaggagggagaagagggggagaggtgaggggaggaggaaagagggggagagaagaggggagggaggaaggagaagaaagaagggtagaaggaagaagagagaggaaaggggggaggggggagggagggaaagggaagccaAGGAGAAAGATGAAGGTACTATATATACCACATAGACAGAGAGGTTCCCAAGATGCGGAGAGGCAGGACCAGGGAAAGGTGAACAGGGAGGAGAAAGATGCATGAGGGAGCTAGAGCATCTGAGACGGCAACGGGAAAATAGTAGTGATTGGGAACAGAGGTCAGGAGGAGGGGCAGCAGCTcgggaaaggggggtggggtaCAGATGAAGAGACGGAGGGCAGttcagaaaaggagggagggaggaagaggaaaggacgaaggaagagagggagggagagaaacaagggagagagaagaaagggatgaaagagaaaaggaaaaagggaggaagaggaggaaaaaagcggaagggaagagagagaacgaaaggaggagaaaaagggaggggagagaaagaggaggaagagggaagggaggggaggagagaggaggaaggcagaAGGGAGCAGGGGGACAAGGGCAAGGAGGGAAGCAGCGCGGGGGCAGGTGCGGCCCGCGGAGGGCCAGGGACCACGGGGCCGAAGGTCGGCGCAGGACCAGCCGCGTCCACGGGCCGGACTTCAGGGCCAGGCCGGGCTGAGCCGGTGCAGGAGCCGGCCGAGCGCCCGGGGCTGCGGGCCGGAGGCGGCGCTGCGGGGCCCGTGCTCACCTGTCCGGACACGCTCCGCTCTACTCCGCCGGGGCTGCGCCGCAGCGGTTAGCGCCGGCCGCCGCTCGGGGTGCTCAGGCTCCGGGCTCCGCAGGGTCCGGGCTCCGCACGCGGCTGCACCCCCTGGCCCCGGGGCCGCAGAACCCTCCCGGCTGCTCCacacacccaccccacccccgacaCGCCCCCGCTGCCTCCCATTGGCCCGGACCAGGGGGCGGGGATTCCGCCGGGGCCTCTCCGCCACTCGAGGAGAGGAGTGGGAGGGCCGTCCCGAGGGATGAGGGCGTGGCTAGAGCCTCAGGCCTCGGGTCTAGGGCCAATAGGCGGGCTCCGGGgcgagaaataaaggaaagacgACTCCATTGATGGGCGGGGCTTAGGCGGCTACAATGTAGCCCGGTTTGGAACGTTGCGTCACGTGGAGGCGGGCGGGGGCGCGGCGCCCCTCGGGGTGCTCTAGAAGAGCGGGACGTGCGGCCGCAGGGTGCATGATGTGCCCTGCGTGTACTGGGTCCTCGCTGCACCTGAGACCTCCCCGGGCGACCGCGGGAGGCTGCCGGCGTCCCGGGCCGCCGCTGTTAGCGCAGAATGTGCCCCTGAAAAAGATCTTAGAGCTCCTAGGACCAGAGGCCAGAGCTGGAGGCTCTAGCCTTCCGCGCCGTCTGGCCCAGCCCCACCTCCGTTTTGCAGACTCGGTCCGGGGCTTCTTACACCCCTAGGCAGCGGTCCGGTGAAGCCCATTGACCCCTTCTCTgggtaatgtttttaaatacataaaatgcatAGATTACCAAGGAAATCcagctgtcaaaatattttttaaaaactcaccgACGCTAAACGAAGAACCCTTGGTCTAAcccaagctcattttacagaagaggaacaggtgggggtgggaaggtgaCAACTTCCGccgaccctcagtttcctcgcgCCCATAATGATATCCTTGGCAGCTTCTGCACAGAGTCATTGTCAGGGTCCGACAACCAACGTCAGTAATCATTggcagcatttacatagtgctttaagtttgtaaggcactttacaaatatcttcttttgatctcacaacaatccagggaggcaggttatcctcattttacggaaAATAAAAGTGCAAACCTCTCTGAGGCTGCGAACTCCTTGAACACaggagtatcttttttttttttttttgcctctttcccCACTCAGCGCtgattgacacatagtaggcacttaacaaatgtttctggacttgaaagcattttataaacgtCAGCTGCTGTTATAATTATCATTGTCCGAGgtcacagggagagagagagagaggcacgcAGAGTAGAGATTTGAACGTACTGTGCCCACACTCCAGCTATAGGGGCGGGTTATGTCTTTCCTCTCCTAGTCTTTTTAATATGTGTTGTTCACCTCCTGCCGCCCTGCCCCCATACCCACGGGAAGCAGACGGCTTTGTCTGTCTGCTAACAGCAGTAAAGGATAGCACCCCGCCTCACCCCACCCCCGTCCACGCGGTGGAGCTGGGAAAGCAAACTCGTTCGATTAAACCCTTGGAGGTCTAATGCTAGAACcatggaatttagagctggaaggggccgtGGATCCCTGTCGGTAACccactcattttccagataaggaaaccgagaaGGTTGGATCATTTGGGCAAGGTAACACATAGGTTGACAGACACGgtgctcaaacccaggtcctttgaggACAAATTCGCCGTGTTCTCTCTTCTGCATCGCACCGCCCTTCCCACAtttgacagatagggaaactgaggccccgccTCAGCCGAGTGACTCCACCAAGATCGCATACACTCTTTGGAGAGCCTGTGACTTCAAATGCAGGCTTTTTCCATCGCCAAGCTGGTAAGATATGGAAAGCAGCTCCGAGCCAAAGGTGAACCTCCCCGGGGGAGAAGAAACACTCGAGCAGAATcttgaaagaggaaggaaatttgGATTGGCCGAGAGGAACGGCGTGGACCCAAGTCAGccgagggagggggaggggcaaacAATACCAAGGCTGCATGGGGCCGGCTGAACAAAACTCTGGCTCTTGTGAGTAGAAGGCGCTGATCGAGATGGATTGAATTGAAAGCTTATCCTAGGAGTTTAATTGAATTACTGGGCAGCTCAGGCCGCTTCTACCCTTTGCTTAAAGTCTCTGAGGCTAAGCAGAATTCGAACATCCATCTTCCACAAGACAGCCCTTGAAACGCTTGAAAACACCAACGTAGGTATCTTCACTACAGGTCAGGACCTGGAggcggaaagacctgagttcaaatttttcctcAGACACTGGGTGcttgaacctgggcaagtcattaccaggggtggggaacctgtggcctcgaggctacacgTGGCCCTTTGACAGGATCCAAACTtagattctgtcaaagggctgcacttgagaacctagaaagCCGCATGTGGCCCGGAAGCCAGAGGTCCCCCATCCCTGACTCCCagcctcagtgttttcatctgtaaaatggaactccAGTAATAAACTATGTGACACactttgaaaactgaaaacattccataaatgctagctgttactattttcctcctccttcttttaaGGGAAGTCTCTGGAAAGGCTTAGAGTACAGAGGGGGCGATGGGGTatacctgtctgtctgtcatcCAGTAGTTAGCCTAGCTAACTTGATCAATCCATCGACgagtatttatttattcatcaccAGGTTGGCCTCAAGGTAATGAATTTTTTTGACCACTGCATAAAGGGGTCCAGGCCAATTCCTATAGAAGGTGAACCCAGACTTGCCCTTTCAACTGGAGCATACCCAGGGGAGGGTGaccaggaggagggggaaggacacCAGACACCTCACTGAACACGAATCGGTTAAAGGAACAGGGTGTTTGttcttagcctggagaagagaagcttCAGGGGAGAGACACGATGGCTGTTCAGGCATTTGTTTGAAGGGGAATATTAAATTCTacaagaactagaaacaatgggtaGAAATGGAGGGGCTGAAAACTTAGACTGTAGAGTCAATTAtggaatcaatcagtcaatcaacagatattaattaagcacctactgtgtgccaggtactatgctaaacttTGGGGAGAGACAGAAGTGAAACGATCCCAGTTCTCAAGGTGCTTGCCTCTTATACTAAGAAAAAAACGCCCTAACAATCAGACACACAAGCAGATTGGGATGCCTCAAACGGAATGTGTTAACCCCCTACCTTGAGGCCTTCAGATAAAGTCAGGAGGGCGGCTCCTCACCACATGACCTCTGCTGTCTCTTTCAACTCAGATTCTGAGATTCTGAAGCTTAGAGGTTAGGCTTTCTCTCTGTGAAATGGGTCTCAAACTCCTTTTTTATGGAATCATGACTCTAGGGGAGAAAGAGAGTCATAGGATCTTAGTATTGTCATAGATTGAGATTTGGAAGAGATCTGGAGCCGCTATCTCAGTGAAGtggctcacccaaggtcatacaaggaccagagccaagattcaaatccaagccAGATGCAGAGCCTTTCCACTGTGCTGGGCTGCCTCCTGTTTATTTTCAATGGCTTGTGCTTCTCTATTCCCTCTAAATCATCTTGGCTTCTCTTTGCTCTGAGATGCTAATGAGATGATGCAGACGTGTctgagaaagagacaaagggCATAATGTGCCTTGAAGGAGAGTGGGGGGAGGTCTGTGTCTTTGGGAGAGGCCTCCCGCTCCCCAAGCTGAGACCAGATGCCTTAGGAAGCTGGAAAACGTTTCTCCCCAAGCCCCGAGGGTATGCTGTGCACCTTCAGTAAAAGGTAAACAGCAACCCTGGGCTTCTGCTGTAGTTACTGACTCTCAAATCACAAATCAATACTGTTGGTATGGGACTTGATACCTTCTGTCTTCTACCGGCCATGTGTCCAGGCCCCAGGCATCAGGCTTTCCTTGGCCCATCCGTGCCGTGCCTCCACACCTCTGCCTACCCACTGGAGAGAGCTCACTTGCGCCCCATCACTCCCttcttaaataaattaataacctAAATAATAAAGTGTTCAGTAAAGTGGAGTCCTCTCTCCACCACCAGCCAGCAGAGAACACCAGGGCTTCTCCTTTCTGATCTGAGTTTTGACTTTGAACACTTCCAGAAATTCCACTTTCTCCAGGAAGCGTTCCTGGATTGATCTTCTAGCCCAGAGCTCATCCTGGCAGGCCTGTTCTCTAAACCACCAGTTTATGTCCTGTGTAACCCAAGGCCCAATGGACAGGGCGCCaggcttggagtccagaagacttcagataaaatccttcctcagatgctaactagctacatgacctcCCACCGCGAGCAATTCattaactgctctgtgcctcagtttctccatctgtcaaatgaggggttagactctatggtctctaaggttccttctggctataaatctatgatcctgtggttcCTCCACCTGCTACTGTTTCcaatcctacacacacacacacacacaattacctTGTAGATACTGTATATATTCACTTACattctcccctgttagattgtgagctccctgaaggcaggaactgtttcacttttatcccccctctccccctgcccttcctgtcctccctcccttctctcccctccccccctaccCCAACTCTGAAGGACTCCTACCCAGCACAGGGCAGGAGtatgataaatacttgttggttgatccCCAGGGTCATTGGAGGGCTCAAAGGAGATGATGCAGATAAAGCGATGTGGAAACTTTCAAACACTGTAATAATGTCGGCTGCTGTTATCCAGCCGCATAAATTCCAAATGAGATGATCTTGCCAAAAGGCTCTTCAGGAAGTCTGGGGAACTTGGGGATGGGTGTCTGGGTCAGCTTCCTTTCAAGGGCTCATGAGACAACTCCATCAGAACAGGGCGGGTGTTTCTACAGTGGTTTTTAAGGATTTAGGACAAGGACAAAGGAAggggctccctgagggcagggcctgggaCTCACTCCAATATGATTACTTggggctccctgagggcaggacccCTTCTTTACCCCCTCTGAagatggaagaggggaaagagaaggaatggagaaaagaagagaaggagaatggaggaaagaagagaacagaaaagagaaagaagacaaaaggaagaagaaaggagaagagagaaccaGGAGCCAGAGCAGAGAAGGATGGAAAGGCCAGGGTTTCAGACAAAGAGCTTCCTCGGCGCGGCTGATGTCCCTGAGGCCCCAGACTCGCCTCCCATCTCCATGGTGCCCATCACCATGACACCAGGGGATTTCTCGCTCAGACCTAGATAGCCCTCCCAGAGTCTCAAAGCAGGGGCGGAGCAGGTGGAAGACACAGGGCttggtacagagtgggggggatGGACCAAGCAAAGAGCaggcaaaggagggaaggaattgcCTCCTGGGGCATGAGGGACCCACCAAAGGCCCTAAGTGCTGGGATGCCCCAGAGCTCAGCAGAGGCTCTGGCTCTGTCCTAAGGAGGTCTGGCAATGGATTCCCTTAGTGTTTCTGCTTTTCTGGAACTGTTGCTGTGGTTAGGGGGAAGGGGgttagggagagagaggaagaagaagaggtggaaggaaggaaagaaggaaggaagaaaggaaggaagggagggagggaggaaagaaagaagggagggaggaagaaatgaaagaaggaagggtggaaggaaggaaggaaggaatgctaGAGAAGAAGGAGACTcctcccaggtcacacagtatcTGGGTAGAAGAGTCAGGAAGCCAGGACAGAGTCTCTTTCTGGCCTCAGTGTCTACTGGACATTAGGTGGAAATATACTGGACAGAAAGTGAAAgtgtcttcctctccctcccctccaggagCCTCTGATGTGAGGGAGTCTCCAAGCCCCTGACAAGCTCCCCTGGCTCCTCCATCACCAGCCACCGCAGCCCTCTCTCCAACCCCTTTCTCCCCTGTGCCACATACACGCTTTCAAGAGGACCTAGATTCCAGGCCTGACTGGGTTGCTGGGTTACCTCGactaagtcacttctctctggaccTTCATTCcatcgtctataaaatgaaggattgagCTGTCAGATATCAAAGGCCTCTTCTACCtctggtagcacagtggatagagtgctaggcctggaatcaggaaggactgagttcaaatagtCCCTTCCATGttaacttcctagctgtgtgaccctgggcaagtcacaacttctgtctcagtttactcaactgctAAACGGGGATAATGGTAGCACTACTCTCAGGATTGTGGGGAGGATAAAAAGATATGTCCGCTCTATAAATGCCACCTGTCATTATTGTGCTGTGACaatctgagattccttccagcgcTGACATTCTGTGTGGCCCTCCAGCCTTCCCTGCTTTTCCCTGTATCTGGCatgccctcttttctcctctctcgcCCCAAATCCATCCCATCCTGTGAGTAAGATCCTTCCAAACCACTGtagaaattcattatttttcttaatcTCATTACATCGAGCTTCCAAAGCCTTTAgtctatattatctcattggattttcACAAGGCCAGTAGCATGATATTATTCTGCCCATCTTCCCAGAGAGGAAGCCAGAGTTCACACAAGGAGGAGGCAGCCTGTCCGGTTAATGCAGCCGATACACGGGAGCGCCGGCCCCTTTCACCAGGGCCAGGCCAGGTCTTCTATTTGGACCAATGAAACATCTTCCCAATGAGCAAAGTCTGTCTTCTCAACAGCCTGGCCAGCGACCTTGCCCATAGGATCAGGGACCGTGCACAAGCTCTGGTGGTCACCCTCCATCTCTACACCTTTCACCCTGGAGTCCCACTGTCCTGAGTACTGCACATCTTCAGCCATGCTTTCCATAGGCCATTTGGATAGCGGTGACCTCCCACAACCACCCCATCCTCAGTTCTGGAGACAAGATCAAATCAGCTGCCACTACTCTCAGAAGGAGTATGTCATTCTATTCTCCTGAAGCCCCACTCACTATCCCTGTAACATTCCAGCCCTGCCTGGCCTCCTTAGAATATAAGCCCaccagggcagttaggtggcgcagtgagcagagcactggtcctggagtcagaaggacctgagttcaaatgtggcctcagacacttgacacatgtactagctgtgtgaccttgggcaagttacttaaccccaattgccctgccaatatataatatatatgtgtgtgtgtgtgtgtgtgtgtgtgtgtgtgtgtgtgtgtatacacacccaCTGAGGGcaggaaaagaacaaatatttattaagtacctactatagtCGTCTCAGAGGAAGCAGCCACCCAGGATtaggcagccccctgggtgtctgagcagccttttaaggactgCATTGCTCACCTCCTAGTATGagaaaggtgccctaaaaattgtctgctttacccaaccctggcctgtttACCTCAACAGTCAGGGATCCCACCCTatggtcaaaacacaaaaaaaggacaaaaatttcTGCAAACAAGGTCAACTCAAACTCAGAGCTGGATAcgtgtttttctggagtggccacagtgaaggggagctccgtgaagctggtgtaggttttgcaattaAAACTAATCTGTTCAACAACCAGCTTGTATGCTTGCCAAGAGGACTGAAAGACAGACTCATGACAacgtgattgccacttgcaggaaacgtcatgccaccatcatcagtgcctatgctcccaccatgacgaACCCCGATGAGGTCATACAAAATTTGCATGAGGACCTGGAGACCTTCATCATcagtgtgccaaaagaggacaagcttataattctgggtgactttaaagCTAGAGTAGGCACAGACGACCATAAAGGAGTCGGAAACAGCAACAGCACTTGTCACTTGCTACCAAAGAATTGTGCATCttatgaccttctcatcaccaacattgccttccatttacctaaatgcgaTAAAACTGGTGGATGCGCCCTAGAAggaaacattggcatttaatagactatgtcattgtaagaagAAACAGACAGGAGGTGAGACTGATAAAGCCCACGTGTGGTACAGAgggctggactgatcatagacttatcttctctaagctaaatatctgcattcaacaaaagctttagctccaaggcaagatgactgCACGAAAAGACTTACTGTCAACAGATTGGACCCTTCTCTAattgggaacagtttgttgctaacttggagggaaagctgagccagcAAAgattggcaacagtggagcagaaaaggaatgaGTAGCTTTCAGAGATGTGGTGTACAGtgctgcatttactcatctgggccagaacacgtGAAAACATCAACACTAGTTTAATGAAAATGACGAGGAAATTCTGAAGctgctgaataaaaaaaaaaaaaaaaacgagaactccacagggtttaccagcaggtaagttcatccatctctaagaaggcagcttttaattccatcaaaagtaaagtacaagcaaagcttagagagatacaGGACTCTTGGCTCAGtaggaaggcagatgaaattcagttttatgctgatagtaacaatccaaagcacttttatgatgctctgaaggctatttatgggccagaGACCTATGGTGCTGctaatggagccacattgattaatgataaggacatgatcctagggagatgggctgaacacttccatagtgttctcaacagactgtcatcaatcaatgctgaggctgttgaccatttacctcaggttgaagtcaatccctctctagctaaATTTCTAAAAacctgaagaagaggttttgaatgctatTAGGTTCCTCTCCcatggcaaagtgcctggtgctgattctattccagctgagatttacaaggtccaaggtccattgctcatacgaaagctgactgaaattttctgggttacaTGGCAAGAGGAGGCTATCCCCCAGCAGTTCAAGGATGTCTCCATtgttcatctctataaaggaaaaggaaataggttgtcctggaTCTGGCTCTTAGTCATTGCTAGCAAGATTCTTGACAGAGTCCTCCTTAATGGGCTGgtctttcacctggaagatggtcatctacctgagagccagtgcgacttcagaaagggctgaggaatggtcgATATGGTGTTTGATGCCCGACAACTTCAGggaaaatgccaggagcagaacagggaTCTGTGCACGACATTCATCGATCTGACCAAGACCTTGAGTCACAAGCCCTCAGTCGTGAGGACTTATGAAAAATTATGTCagaatttggttgcccagagaatttcatcagtattgtacaacaatttcatgacagcatgcttgcccaggttctggataacgGACGACATGCTTGGGCTTTCCCAGTTACCAacggagtgaaacaaggctgtgtgcttgctcccatactTTGGTGTTTTCAACAACGTCGTCAGATGCCTTTAATGAGGAcaaacatgaattcaaatttgacctcacctatcaccagtgtgaccctgggcaaatcactcaaccgctgtctgcctcagtttcctcaattgtaaaaagaggataagtcacctccctcccagggttgttgtgaggttcataTGAGATCTATGTATGAGGTGCACGAAGGCACTTATcttgtccttcactcttgaagaagaccagaatggcatcactatgttggggtcatgGTATGGtgcatctgactgtggctgatcagaccaataggagctcagaagACCATGCTCCTTTAACACCCATCTCAGTTCAGGACTCCCTAGCCTCCCTACTTCTCTACCCAGCCAGCTTCTCAGATGTCTTtctccgttagaatgtaagcttcttgagtacagggactgtctttccttttgctcatatcctgcctggcatataggatgTACTTAATAAAAATACTTTGAGACTGACTACATCAGAAGGGAGTCCTTTTCTATATATAATTATGCAAGAACATTGCAATCTCAAATTATACTGTTTAACCTCCACAGATATGGGAGGTCACTTTCAATGGGCAAGGATGAGGATTGATCTGGAGTCCATGAAGAACATCAAAGGCAAAAGTATTTCAGCACCCTCCTTAATCAGCTTGGAAGCTGGCTAGCTCTTCTCTATCCTCTAACAACTCCTTGTTGGATAAATAAGTTGTACGTTGGTCTCTGACTTTCCAGGTCcccctcaatgctagtgccttccctaagACTACCCCAATTTACCCCATAGCTATCTTGTGTGTACGTTGTTGCTCTCATTAGATATGAGCGGGGATCATCTGTGCATTTCTTTGTACCCTTAacgctaagcacagtgcctggtatacagtcaaggatttaataaatgattgttgactaacTTACTGCATAGGCATCCATTTAGAAAGCCTTTGttgctaaatgttggggaatgGATGGGAGAAAGCAATTGTTTCTCCAGCCTCTGAAATTAGCAATTCAAAGCCAGGATAGTTCTGGGACGCAGATGCCTCCAGCCAGATGGCTGAAAGTACTGGCTGTAGATAAAGTACTGTCGCTTCAGGTGAGAGCAACATTCTGGAGGAATTGACTGTCTCCAAGACTTAGCCAAAGGGAACAAtggttttcatcaggaatggagGAACTGAGCTGATTGGTATAGACACCCCACTTCCCGTTTGGTTTCCTGACTTCTGCTCTTCCCCAAGCCCCATGTTTCTCGTAGAGAATAAGGGTATTTACTGGTGCCCACTGTCCTAGAAGAACTTGGCTGCCAGGTTGGGCAACAAGTGTGTGCTGAGAGTTAGAGATTAGGTTAGAGATTAGATGAGAGTTAGGACCCCATGGAGTCCTAGAGGTCAACCTATGACCATGGTCAGGGGCCAGTCAGTGGCCAGGGTCAGAAGTTGGTCTTTGGTCAAGGCTAGGGGGACAATCTCCTGCAAAGGTTAGGGAGATTTGTCTTTGACCAAGGGTAAGGGGTAGCCTTTGGTCCGAGTTTGGGGTCCATCTTTGAGCAGGTTTAGGTAAGGGTCAGCTCTGGGTCAGGGTTAGAGTTCAGTCTTTGGTCCATCAGGGTTCAATCTGTGACTGGGGAACAGCTTTTGTCTACATGAAGACTATAGTACTTGATGGATAATTAGCCCCACTACCAGGCTTCAGTAATGCTGGGCTCTAACCCCTGACCTCACCAGCCTAGATAAAGGGACTCTGGTTAAGCCATCCAGATTCTAACAAGGCTGGCCTTCTAACTACCATATCTGATAGGACATAAAGATGGCTGCccaaaaggaggagggaaagaggggagggaagcaggTATAACACAGAGCCAGGAGCCCAAGAGGCAGAAACAAGAATCAATCAGCAGACTATTAGAATGATACATGTTTATTGGGGGGAATGTTCCAGCTTTCTCTCCCCAGCTCCTTTCTCTAACCCAGCCGTTTTTGGGGATCTCATTGACAGAAGGACCAAAGACATGCAGCAACTGCTTCCCAGGACTGAGAAAGGCTGATCCATGCTAAGGCAGGGGGCAAAAGTCAGGCAGCCTGCATCTTAGAACCTCTGATATTCCCCAGCCTTTAGTTAGACCCTGACCTCTATCCTTGACGTCCTGGCCACAGGAAGCCCTGGCCTGACCTGGTGCTCTTGGCTGACAAGTGGGAGTAGAAAAGACGGGTACACAGGATCTGCTCCCCCTTGTTGTGGTGGTGGGGTTGGCCCGGGGCAAGGGTAGACCATGAAGAAGCCTGACACATACTCCTCTGGCCCAGGACAAGGTGACTCAAAGCTCTGGCCGACGGTGCCCAGTTACATAGGTTGCAAGGGTTGCAACCGGAAATGAGAGCCAGGGCCATGTTCTCCCACAGCATGTAGAGGGTAGAG
This region of Trichosurus vulpecula isolate mTriVul1 chromosome 3, mTriVul1.pri, whole genome shotgun sequence genomic DNA includes:
- the LOC118842848 gene encoding translation initiation factor IF-2-like yields the protein MHPAAARPALLEHPEGRRAPARLHVTQRSKPGYIPRPHPSGRPSHSSPRVAERPRRNPRPLVRANGRQRGRVGGGVGVWSSREGSAAPGPGGAAACGARTLRSPEPEHPERRPALTAAAQPRRSRAERVRTELLGSMWSVAGWLTAHLLVT